The Arachis hypogaea cultivar Tifrunner chromosome 16, arahy.Tifrunner.gnm2.J5K5, whole genome shotgun sequence genome contains a region encoding:
- the LOC140179770 gene encoding proteasome subunit alpha type-1-B-like, giving the protein MFRNQYDTDVTTWSPAGRLFQVEYAMEAVKQGSAAIGLRSKTHVVLACVNKANSELSSHQKKIFKVDDHIGVAIAGLTADGRVLSRYMRNECINYSYTYESPLPVGRLVVQLADKAQVCTQRSWKRPYGVGLLVGGLDESGAHLYYNCPSGNYFEYQAFAIGSRSQAAKTYLERKFENFMSSSREELIKDALIATRESLQGEKLRSSVCTIAVVGVGEPFHILDQETVQKLIDEFEIVRDDEPPAEPQPAAEQDAPADQGTGADQGAAAASPDVAPMDI; this is encoded by the exons ATGTTCAGAAACCAATACGACACCGATGTTACTACGTGGAGTCCGGCTGGGAGGCTCTTCCAGGTTGAATACGCAATGGAGGCAGTGAAGCAGGGTTCCGCCGCAATTGGCCTCCGATCCAAAACGCACGTCGTTTTAGCATGCGTCAACAAGGCCAACTCCGAGCTCTCTTCTCACCAGAAGAAGATCTTCAAAGTCGATGACCACATCGGCGTTGCCATCGCCGGACTCACCGCCGACGGCCGCGTTCTCTCGCGCTACATGCGCAACGAGTGCATCAACTATTCGTATACCTATGAGTCTCCTCTTCCCGTTGGACGACTCGTCGTTCAGCTCGCTGACAAGGCTCAG GTTTGCACCCAGCGGTCATGGAAGCGTCCTTATGGGGTTGGCCTCTTGGTCGGTGGACTGGATGAATCAGGAGCTCACCTCTATTATAACTGTCCAAGTGGAAACTATTTTGAATATCAGGCTTTTGCAATTGGTTCTCGCTCACAAGCCGCCAAGACATACTTGGAACGCAAGTTTGAGAACTTCATGAGCTCCTCACGCGAAGAACTGATTAAAGATGCACTTATTGCAACTAGAGAGTCTTTGCAAGGTGAAAAGCTCAGGAGCTCCGTATGCACTATTGCTGTGGTTGGAGTTGGTGAGCCGTTTCACATTTTGGATCAAGAGACTGTACAAAAGTTGATTGATGAATTTGAGATTGTTAGGGATGATGAACCTCCGGCTGAACCTCAGCCTGCAGCTGAGCAGGATGCTCCTGCAGATCAGGGTACCGGTGCTGATCAAGGTGCAGCCGCTGCAAGTCCAGATGTTGCTCCTATGGACATTTGA